The nucleotide window tcttattttcttcttttggaCAATTTGCTTCATCTGAGTACAAAGGCAGTTGTAACTGAATAGTCAGAatgtacctgtttttttttgccacagaCAGTTTGCACTGACTGCCGTTTAAGTCAAGGATGTGATTTATATGTAAGGAAAAATCTCTTTGGAACCGTAGGTATAAAATGGACCTCGGAATAATAAACCCTAAGTAAAGCCAACTTATTTTTACCCTAAAATTTAAAAGTCCTGGCCGAAACTAGTGTAtcgtattgttttttttttttttttttaaataatttttacactTTATCATTACTTTACTGGATGCATTCCTGTTTCCTGCGTACCGCTTATACTTGTTTGATGTATGAGACACTGAGACagttgtaaaatgtaaatgtattttaatattaacacGTTTAGTGCTTATTATAGCAACCCTTAGTGTAGTAATGTGTCAGGCATGTTGATGCACATGTTGTGTATACTGACTGCTTCGTAAATCTCTTAGTTGGAGACGGGTCCTCACGCACCAGTGTATCAGCTGCTCAATCTTTTTGCCTATGGAACCTATTGTGACTACAAAGGTAATCAGTGTAAAACTGCATAATTGCTTATTAGTGTCTGCATTGTCCTTTTGCTGTGAATTTAGCGCTTCCTGTTGTAACGCTTTGCTGTCTTTCTTTCAGAGAGAGCAGCCTCTCTGCCAGAGCTAACCCCTGCACAAAAGAACAAGCTCCGCCATCTGTCAATCATCAGCATGGCTTCCAGTCTAAAGGTACAACACCTTGAAATAACTTGTAATAAATTGTGGGGAGACCGTTTTCTGCAGATTGTTCAAAAAGGTGATAGGggttttgtgctttttccaaTTTTTGTTATTCTTCTGAAAGTAATTGTCAGCGGATGGTATTTAAAACCATTTTGCACTTATGGATATGAGTGATATTTAAAAGCTTCTGTAGCAGTTTTGGACAGGTAAAATCGCATTGTGATTGAGACAATAGCGTTTTCTCAGAGAGCTCACAGAAGATATCATTAGATATGCTTTTCAACAGTGCAGCACTAAATTAGTAACATGACCTGTTTTTAAAATCATACCTTATGATAGGTTATCTCAGTTATTTTGAGAATGACTTTGAAGGTTACGCTTTACTCGATTTCAGATGacattaaatgaaatgcaacaaCATATGATTCTTTGGTGTGTTCAACGGGGGTGAGCTGCTGTTAAGTAAAGTGTGCCGCCTTTCCCTCCCAGTGCCTGCCCTACTCCCTacttctgcagcagctggagctgaAGAACGTGCGAGAGCTGGAAGACTTGCTCATCGAGGCAGTGTACTGCGATATCATCCAGGGCAAGTTGGACCAGCGCAATCAGCAGGTGGAGGTGGACTGCAGCGTGGGCCGAGACCTGGGACCCAATGAGCTCCCCAACATTGCCAACACGCTGCAGGAGTGGTACACTGCCCTCTTTGCTCGGTTAAATTGGGGTGTACGGTGTGACAGAGCTATTATCAGTCAAAACCAGTGCCCTTGGGGTTTGTCAAAGCCTTCTGTCAAACACCATGAGAATTTCACTCACGTCTCCCTCAacgtctgtctctctccctctccctatCAGGTGTTTGGGTTGCGAAGCCGTGCTGTGTGGGATCGAGGAGCAGGTTTCCAGGGCTAATCAGTACAGAGAGAGTCAGTTGAAGGTCAAGGTGCAGGTGGAGACAGAAGTGAGTCACTTCCCCCATTGCCCCGGTGCCCTGGTGCAGTGATATGCCCAGAATGGATAACCCCTCATGTAGCTGAATGATTGATTGCTCATCTGGTCCTAAATCAGATAAGGCAGCTCTTG belongs to Scleropages formosus chromosome 18, fSclFor1.1, whole genome shotgun sequence and includes:
- the cops7a gene encoding COP9 signalosome complex subunit 7a, whose protein sequence is MEVEQLLSLSGSALAQAISALLETPGLYVFSDILELPNVRELETGPHAPVYQLLNLFAYGTYCDYKERAASLPELTPAQKNKLRHLSIISMASSLKCLPYSLLLQQLELKNVRELEDLLIEAVYCDIIQGKLDQRNQQVEVDCSVGRDLGPNELPNIANTLQEWCLGCEAVLCGIEEQVSRANQYRESQLKVKVQVETEVSNLQKTLKASSASPSSGPAPAGAASNQDADQPAEPRDPASSQEARQPGKKSSKVKGLRGSGKIWSKSN